A single region of the Kwoniella botswanensis chromosome 1, complete sequence genome encodes:
- a CDS encoding N-acetyl-gamma-glutamyl-phosphate reductase: MLRRCSNIPRSALNLSRPSIRAFSKPSAPVSASASQLSTKENVLFELDVKKVGHEIRKRGLTSSIGAGREGGMDRDTIIRLLYSLGSRHEVERYLRIFTQSSKDASPGGVLPEAKFAVLKIGGAILTNELDDLALSLSFLNRLGLFPIVLHGAGPQLNDILEAEGIVPDYEDGIRITDPKTLSIARRVFLQENLKLTTALERLGTRARPIPTGVFTADYLDKAKYGLVGKITRVDKAPIEAAIKAGCLPILTSLAENAEGQILNVNADVAAGELARVLEPMKIVYLNEKGGLFHGVSGKKISTINLDEEYDSLMKESWVKFGTKLKIREIKELLDTLPRTSSVAIISTGMLQKELFTDAGAGTLIRRGHKLYKQPGVEAVGSTQLRQVFTERDPEVISGKRSVAEIFGDFKNTPTTIYGDEPLDVVAVVSHPQGETPVMTKFLPSGNGMLNKIADNVFDTIKKDHKRLFWTANADDENRAWHFERADGSFTRAGRSLFWYGVADVKEVERIIEGFEQSGRIERVFLPVGPSTPPHRLGATRAFSTSARPSLVNAALNGRRGYATAAEVPRKKVALIGARGYTGQNLISLIDNHPHLDLTHVSSRELAGLPLKEYKKSQVSYSNLSVEDVGKMAESNEVDAWVMALPNGICKPFVDAIDSAASKGGKGVIVDLSADYRFEKDWTYGLPELYGREESKRSTRISNPGCYATNTQLLLAPLMPHLDKSQMPSVFGVSGFSGAGTKSGEKDEEGRPKTVPKISAQDLGLSIRPYTLTDHIHEREASNHLSSLTSQQDFKLAFIPNVAPWFSGIISVLTAPLDKSFRASEIFELYQEKYQNERLIELGKTVPDVRDIEGRHGWKMGGVQVHSSGKRVVVVGTLDNLLKGAATQCMQNLNNALGYEELAGIPLDKL, encoded by the exons ATGCTAAGACGGTGCTCCAACATCCCTCGTTCCGCCCTCAACCTCTCCAGGCCTTCCATCCGAGCATTCTCAAAACCCTCCGCTCCCGTATCAGCTTCCGCTTCTCAGCTATCTACCAAGGAGAACGTCCTCTTCGAATTAGATGTTAAGAAAGTAGGACATGAGATCAGGAAGAGAGGCTTGACTAGCTCCATTGGCGCTGGGAGGGAAGGTGGTATGGATAGG GACACTATCATCAGACTTTTGTACTCTTTGGGATCACGGCACGAAGTAGAAAGATACCTTCGTATCTTCACCCAATCATCCAAAGACGCTTCTCCAGGAGGTGTTCTTCCAGAAGCTAAATTCGCTGTTCTCAA AATCGGTGGTGCTATCCTCACCAACGAGCTTGACGATCTCGCTCTCTCATTGTCCTTCTTGAATAGACTTGGGCTGTTTCCTATAGTGTTACACGGTGCGGGTCCTCAGCT TAACGACATTCTTGAAGCTGAAGGTATCGTTCCAGACTACGAAGACGGTATCCGAATCACAG ACCCCAAAACCCTTTCTATCGCTCGA CGAGTTTTCCTCCAAGAAAACCTCAAGCTTACCACCGCTCTTGAGCGACTCGGTACACGTGCTCGACCCATTCCCACCGGTGTTTTCACCGCCGACTACCTCGACAAAGCCAAATACGGTCTTGTGGGAAAGATCACTCGAGTCGATAAAGCTCCTATCGAAGCTGCTATCAAAGCTGGATGTCTGCCCATCCTCACTTCGCTCGCTGAAAATGCCGAAGGTCAGATCTTGAACGTTAATGCAGATGTCGCTGCTGGAGAATTGGCCAGAGTCCTCGAA CCCATGAAGATCGTATATCTCAACGAGAAGGGTGGTTTATTCCACGGTGTATCCGGAAAGAAAATCTCCACCATCAACCTTGATGAGGAGTACGATTCCCTCATGAAGGAATCATGGGTCAAATTCGGTACCAAACTCAAGATCCGAGAAATCAAAGAACTCCTCGATACTCTGCCTCGAACTTCTTCCGTTGCTATCATTTCCACCGGAATGCTCCAGAAAGAACTTTTCACCGATGCTGGTGCCGGTACCTTGATCCGAAGAGGACACAAATTGTACAAGCAACCTGGTGTAGAAGCTGTTGGATCTACTCAACTCCGACAGGTTTTCACTGAAAGAGATCCTGAAGTAATTTCCGGTAAACGAAGTGTTGCTGAGATTTTTGGTGATTTCAAAAACACCCCTACCACAATCTACGGAGATGAGCCTTTAGACGTCGTTGCTGTtgtctctcatcctcaaggTGAAACTCCCGTCATGACCAAATTCCTCCCCTCGGGTAATGGTATGTTGAACAAGATCGCCGATAACGTCTTTGATACCATCAAGAAAGATCACAAGAGGTTATTCTGGACTGCCAATGCAGATGACGAGAACCGAGCATGGCACTTCGAGAGAGCCGACGGAAGCTTCACTAGAGCCGGAAGATCTTTGTTCTGGTACGGTGTAGCTGATGtcaaagaggttgaaaggattATTGAGGGGTTCGAGCAATCCGGTAGAATCGAAAGAGTCTTTTTACCCGTTGGACCCAGTACTCCACCTCACCGATTAGGAGCCACCAGAGCGTTTTCAACTTCCGCTAGACCCTCGCTCGTCAACGCTGCCTTGAACGGTAGAAGAGGATACGCCACTGCTGCAGAGGtaccaaggaagaaggtcgCTCTCATCGGTGCAAGAGGATACACAGGTCAAAACCTCATCTCGTTAATTGACAACCACCCACACTTAGACCTCACCCATGTATCCTCAAGGGAATTAGCTGGATTACCATTGAAGGAATACAAGAAATCTCAAGTTTCCTACTCCAACCTCTCAGTTGAGGATGTCGGTAAGATGGCTGAATCCAATGAGGTCGATGCGTGGGTCATGGCTCTCCCCAATGGGATCTGCAAACCATTCGTCGATGCGATCGACTCGGCAGCTTCaaaaggtggtaaaggagtTATCGTAGATTTAAGTGCGGATTATAGATTTGAGAAAGACTGGACATATGGTTTGCCGG AATTATACGGACGTGAAGAATCTAAACGATCAACTAGAATCTCCAATCCTGGATGTTACGCTACCAACACTCAACTGCTCTTGGCTCCTCTCATGCCTCATCTGGACAAATCTCAGATGCCATCGGTCTTTGGGGTATCGGGATTCTCAGGTGCGGGTACGAAATcgggtgagaaggatgaagaaggtagacCCAAGACGGTTCCTAAGATT TCCGCTCAAGATCTCGGTCTTTCAATCAGACCATACACCCTAACCGACCACATCCACGAACGGGAAGCTTCCAATCACCTATCAAGCCTTACCTCTCAACAAGATTTCAAACTCGCTTTCATCCCGAACGTCGCTCCTTGGTTCTCAGGTATAATCTCAGTCCTCACTGCTCCTCTCGACAAATCTTTCAGAGCTTCAGAGATTTTCGAGTTGTACCAGGAGAAGTACCAGAATGAACGATTGATCGAATTGGGAAAGACTGTGCCCGATGTTAGGGATATCGAAGGGAGACATGGTTGGAAAATGGGTGGGGTGCAGGTACACAGTTCTGGAAAGAGGGTGGTCGTAGTT GGAACATTGGATAACTTGCTTAAAGGAGCTGCCACTCAGTGTATGCAG AACCTCAACAACGCCCTTGGATACGAAGAGCTGGCTGGTATTCCCCTTGACAAACTTTAG